In the genome of Montipora foliosa isolate CH-2021 chromosome 3, ASM3666993v2, whole genome shotgun sequence, one region contains:
- the LOC137995654 gene encoding uncharacterized protein, translating into MKTLKTYGHEADLQAAGNMQQIITKLPPKIAVRWSRRELEFQPKEVDLKDLDEWLETEVQVQEMAFGCASTKENPEKEKPKLNLNKSKWFKKKKDVRNDTHVNSGAKLECFVCKGEHALTSCETWKRLTVNERWELAKKLGLCFRCLKRGHRVERCSLKGTCPAEGCVRRHHLQLHAAIEPPQLNSSAETFHPLQTAIGETSATGTPTSHTTCGVTEEAESMPRESSLADDNTGRGKRNKDQSKRLS; encoded by the coding sequence atgaaaacactgaagactTATGGTCATGAAGCAGATTTACAAGCAGCAGGTAATATGCAGCAGATTATTACAAAATTACCTCCGAAAATTGCTGTAAGGTGGAGCAGGCGAGAGTTAGAATTCCAGCCAAAGGAAGTTGACCTTAAGGATCTTGATGAGTGGCTGGAAACAGAGGTTCAAGTCCAAGAGATGGCTTTTGGTTGTGCCAGTACCAAAGAGAATCCTGAAAAAGAGAAACCCaagttaaatttaaacaaatcCAAGTGGTTCAAGAAAAAGAAGGATGTGCGGAATGATACTCATGTAAATTCAGGAGCTAAACTAGAATGTTTTGTATGCAAGGGAGAACATGCACTGACATCGTGTGAAACTTGGAAGAGATTAACTGTGAATGAACGATGGGAATTAGCAAAGAAGTTGGGTTTGTGCTTTCGTTGCCTCAAAAGGGGACATCGAGTTGAACGTTGCTCACTGAAAGGGACATGTCCAGCGGAAGGGTGTGTTCGAAGACACCACCTACAACTTCATGCAGCTATAGAGCCGCCACAGTTAAACTCGTCGGCTGAGACATTCCACCCCTTGCAAACAGCTATAGGAGAGACGTCCGCAACCGGTACACCAACTAGTCATACGACTTGTGGAGTGACTGAAGAAGCTGAGAGTATGCCCAGGGAGAGTAGCCTTGCAGATGATAATACTGGAAGGGGAAAACGGAATAAGGATCAGAGCAAACGCCTTTCATGA